In a single window of the Streptomyces sp. NBC_00353 genome:
- a CDS encoding sensor histidine kinase, whose protein sequence is MRPRNVWQALASPRYLLSSWPWRSAGYLLSGALAGILVLVVITLGVVLGGALSLVAVGLPLLALTALCGIPVGAMERGRLRLIDRSPAPDPHRRPAEPGLWSWLTYRYREQATWRELGYALLLAVVLWPLDALALTACAAVPLSLMSTPAVMQLYGNGEEARVVKQWTVSGWPEAFATAAAGLVLLALGCCVLGLLAGAQAELTQLLIGDRRSELGDRVTELTRSRVRLVDAFEAERRRIERDLHDGAQQRIVALTMTLGLARLDAPPGPLADQLAKAHQEAGRALAELRELIHGIHPKVLADYGLEAAVADAADRSSTPVDLDLALPDRYPEAVEAAAYFVVCEALANVARHSGASRAEVTGGHAAGRLFLEIRDDGRGGARTGGGGTGLTGLADRVSVLDGRLALSSPPGGPTLLRVEIPCVPCLPRERTDRSG, encoded by the coding sequence ATGCGCCCCCGGAATGTGTGGCAGGCCCTGGCGAGCCCCCGCTATCTGCTGTCGTCCTGGCCCTGGCGGTCGGCCGGATACCTGCTGAGCGGAGCCCTCGCAGGCATCCTCGTACTCGTCGTGATCACGCTGGGCGTGGTGCTCGGCGGCGCGCTCTCCCTCGTGGCGGTCGGGCTGCCGCTGCTCGCTCTGACGGCCCTCTGCGGCATTCCGGTGGGAGCCATGGAGCGGGGCAGGCTCCGCCTGATCGACCGGTCCCCGGCGCCCGATCCGCACCGCCGGCCGGCCGAGCCGGGCCTGTGGAGCTGGCTGACGTACCGCTACCGGGAGCAGGCCACCTGGCGGGAACTCGGGTACGCGCTGCTGCTCGCCGTGGTCCTCTGGCCGCTCGACGCCCTCGCGCTGACCGCCTGTGCGGCCGTGCCGCTGTCCCTGATGTCCACCCCCGCGGTGATGCAGCTGTACGGGAACGGCGAAGAGGCCCGCGTGGTGAAGCAGTGGACGGTCAGCGGCTGGCCCGAAGCCTTCGCCACCGCGGCCGCCGGTCTCGTACTCCTCGCGCTCGGCTGCTGCGTCCTCGGCCTGCTGGCCGGAGCGCAGGCGGAACTGACTCAGCTTCTGATCGGCGACCGCAGAAGCGAGTTGGGGGACAGAGTCACCGAACTCACCCGATCCCGCGTCCGGTTGGTCGACGCCTTCGAGGCGGAACGCCGCCGTATCGAACGCGACCTGCACGACGGCGCCCAGCAGCGCATCGTCGCACTCACCATGACCCTCGGACTCGCCCGCCTCGACGCCCCGCCCGGCCCCCTCGCCGACCAGCTGGCCAAGGCTCATCAGGAGGCGGGCCGGGCGCTCGCCGAACTGCGCGAGCTGATCCACGGCATCCACCCCAAAGTGCTGGCCGACTACGGCCTGGAGGCGGCCGTCGCCGACGCGGCAGACCGGTCGTCGACACCCGTCGACCTTGACCTGGCACTGCCCGACCGGTACCCGGAAGCCGTCGAGGCGGCCGCGTACTTCGTGGTCTGCGAGGCTCTGGCGAACGTCGCCAGGCACAGCGGCGCGAGCCGCGCCGAAGTGACGGGCGGCCACGCGGCGGGCCGGCTGTTCCTGGAGATTCGTGACGACGGCCGCGGCGGTGCGCGAACGGGCGGCGGAGGAACGGGACTGACCGGCCTCGCCGACCGGGTGTCCGTACTGGATGGCAGACTTGCGCTGTCCAGCCCGCCCGGCGGCCCGACCCTCTTGCGCGTGGAGATTCCTTGCGTTCCCTGCCTTCCCCGCGAACGGACCGATCGCTCCGGGTAG
- a CDS encoding response regulator transcription factor gives MLAEDSVLLREGLIGLLTRCGHEVVAAVGDAEGLLAAVAAHAPDIVVTDVRMPPGFQDEGLRAAVELRAEQPALPVLVLSQYVQRTYAADLLDSGDGSGVGYLLKDRVGQVEEFVDALREVADGGTVVDPEVVRQLLRRRRDPLERLTAREREVLALVAQGRSNGAIAAELVVSEAAVGKHIGNILAKLDLPPADETHRRVLAVLAFLRA, from the coding sequence GTGCTGGCCGAGGACAGCGTGCTGCTGCGCGAGGGCCTCATCGGACTGCTCACCCGCTGCGGCCATGAGGTTGTCGCCGCCGTCGGTGACGCGGAAGGACTCCTCGCGGCCGTCGCCGCGCACGCGCCGGACATTGTCGTGACCGATGTCCGGATGCCGCCCGGCTTCCAGGACGAGGGGCTGCGCGCGGCGGTGGAGCTCCGCGCCGAGCAGCCCGCTCTGCCGGTGCTGGTGCTCAGCCAGTATGTGCAGCGTACGTACGCCGCCGACCTCCTCGACTCGGGCGACGGATCCGGCGTCGGCTATCTGCTCAAGGACCGGGTCGGTCAGGTCGAGGAGTTCGTCGACGCACTGCGGGAGGTCGCCGACGGCGGCACGGTCGTCGACCCGGAGGTCGTACGCCAACTCCTGCGCCGCCGCCGCGATCCGCTGGAGCGGCTCACCGCCCGGGAGCGGGAAGTGCTGGCGCTGGTCGCCCAGGGCAGGTCGAACGGGGCGATCGCCGCAGAGCTGGTGGTCTCGGAGGCCGCAGTGGGCAAACACATCGGCAACATCCTCGCCAAGCTGGACCTGCCACCGGCCGACGAGACGCACCGAAGGGTCCTGGCGGTGCTGGCCTTCCTGCGCGCGTAA